One stretch of Arachis duranensis cultivar V14167 chromosome 1, aradu.V14167.gnm2.J7QH, whole genome shotgun sequence DNA includes these proteins:
- the LOC107493594 gene encoding pentatricopeptide repeat-containing protein At1g09220, mitochondrial, giving the protein MIHLKLRHPLSAYFPFIPITTTISHQIHHGFPYSKTSSYSSQPKHPQHLLSILLKHPPSHRHHNKTTQQVHSYTITSGLFHFPLFYTHLTSLLLFNNIIRSYFLVSLPQQALYFFAYTQKSLTFLSYPLLDTFTFAFLCHACANSTCTHFGIQLHSLIFKVGFQFHVYVQTGLLQMYSNFGRLVESFKVFEEMPERNTVTWNVLITGLVMWGEVELACSVFNQMPDRSVVSWTLVMDGYTRSNQPAKALSLFREMVVVHGIEPNEATFLTIFPAVANLGYVKICQLVHGYVEKKGFNEFDTRLCNALIDLYAKCGCIDSAIRFFNEIPEHRKNLVSWTSAISSFAMNGMGREAVECFEMMEKAGLRPNCVTFLCVLNACSHGGLVEEGLKFFNKMVNDIQLVPDIKHYGCLIDMLGRAGRLEEAENVALQVPLDIANVVIWRTLLGACSVHNNVEIGQRVTRKILEMEKRHGGDYVLMSNIFVCVGRFNDAERLREMIDKRIAFKIPGYSSV; this is encoded by the coding sequence ATGATACACCTAAAGTTGAGGCACCCTCTTTCAGCTTATTTCCCATTCATTCCGATCACTACTACCATCTCTCACCAAATTCACCATGGTTTCCCATATTCCAAAACCAGTTCATATTCATCCCAACCCAAGCACCCACAACACTTGCTCTCCATTCTTCTAAAACACCCACCATCCCATCGCCACCACAACAAAACCACCCAACAAGTCCACTCTTACACCATCACCTCTGGCCTCTTCCACTTCCCTCTTTTTTACACCCACCTCACTTCTTTGCTACTCTTCAATAACATTATTCGTTCTTATTTTCTTGTCTCATTACCCCAACAAGCCCTTTACTTCTTTGCATACACCCAAAAGTCCCTTACTTTCTTGTCATATCctttacttgacaccttcactTTTGCATTCCTATGCCATGCTTGTGCCAACTCAACCTGTACCCACTTTGGGATCCAGCTCCATTCCCTTATTTTCAAGGTGGGGTTTCAGTTTCATGTCTATGTGCAAACTGGGCTCCTTCAGATGTACTCAAATTTTGGCCGTTTGGTTGAGTCCTTCAAGGTGTTCGAGGAAATGCCTGAGAGAAACACTGTCACTTGGAATGTTTTGATCACCGGTTTGGTCATGTGGGGTGAGGTTGAACTTGCTTGTTCAGTGTTTAATCAAATGCCAGACCGGAGTGTGGTCTCGTGGACCCTTGTTATGGATGGTTACACTCGCTCGAATCAGCCTGCGAAGGCTTTGTCTTTGTTTAGGGAAATGGTTGTTGTTCATGGTATAGAACCTAATGAAGCTACTTTCTTGACTATTTTTCCCGCAGTTGCAAATTTAGGGTATGTTAAGATTTGTCAATTAGTTCATGGTTATGTAGAAAAGAAAGGGTTCAATGAATTTGATACACGCCTTTGTAATGCACTGATTGATCTGTATGCAAAGTGTGGATGCATAGATAGTGCAATTAGATTCTTCAATGAGATACCAGAGCATAGGAAGAATTTGGTATCATGGACTTCAGCTATCTCTAGTTTTGCTATGAATGGGATGGGGAGGGAAGCTGTGGAGTGTTTCGAAATGATGGAGAAAGCCGGGCTGAGGCCGAACTGCGTGACATTCTTGTGTGTCTTGAATGCTTGTAGCCATGGTGGATTGGTGGAGGAGGGGCTCaagtttttcaataaaatggTGAATGATATTCAGCTTGTGCCTGATATCAAGCACTATGGATGTCTGATAGATATGTTAGGGAGGGCTGGGAGGTTAGAGGAAGCAGAAAATGTTGCCTTGCAAGTGCCTCTTGATATAGCCAATGTTGTGATTTGGAGAACACTGTTGGGTGCTTGTAGTGTTCATAATAATGTTGAAATTGGTCAGAGggtaacaagaaaaatattagagatgGAGAAAAGACATGGTGGGGATTATGTTCTTATGTCCAATATCTTTGTTTGTGTTGGGAGATTTAATGATGCTGAGAGGTTAAGGGAAATGATAGACAAGAGAATTGCATTTAAAATTCCTGGTTATAGTTCAGTCTAA
- the LOC107493409 gene encoding serine/threonine-protein kinase AtPK2/AtPK19, with protein MVSTSQKKSLHSLMAANLSKLTIPCSSSSPPPNNEQDFDFNHVFGHHHDEPSAAMSPHVIHSRSHSFVGPSPRVAPPSNPILSFVNELSSQSEGEESEQVPLNVIEEEKVSPRIGPADFEILRVVGQGSFGKVFLVRKKKKQQHQKKGGEEECCEDGVFAMKVMRKETIIKKNHVDYMKAERDILTKVVHPFIVQLRYSFQTKSKLYLILDFINGGHLFFHLYRQGIFSEDQARIYTAEIVSAVSHLHKNGIVHRDLKPENILMDGDGHVMLTDFGLSKEIDESGRSNSMCGTMEYMAPEIILAKGHNKDADWWSIGILLYEMLTGKAPFTHTNKKKLQEKIIKEKVKLPPTVSTEAHSLLKGLLQKDPSTRLGNGPNGDEQIKSHKWFRPINWKKLEARELKPKFKPDVSGKECTANFDQCWTAMPPDDSPASTPTAGDHFHGYTYVAPNPWLSSK; from the exons ATGGTGTCGACATCTCAGAAGAAAAGCCTGCACTCTCTAATGGCAGCTAACCTGAGCAAGCTCACCAtaccttgttcttcatcatcaCCACCTCCAAACAATGAACAGGATTTCGACTTTAACCATGTATTCGGGCACCACCACGACGAACCCTCAGCTGCAATGAGTCCGCACGTGATCCACAGCAGGTCCCACTCCTTTGTGGGCCCCTCCCCTCGCGTGGCCCCACCCTCCAACCCCATCCTCTCCTTCGTCAACGAACTCTCCTCTCAGAGCGAGGGAGAAGAATCCGAACAAGTGCCTCTCAATGTCATCGAAGAAGAGAAAGTGAGCCCTCGAATTGGGCCTGCGGATTTCGAGATTTTGAGGGTTGTTGGTCAGGGTTCATTTGGGAAGGTGTTTCTTGTacggaagaagaagaagcagcagcatCAAAAGAAAGGGGGCGAAGAAGAGTGCTGTGAAGATGGTGTGTTTGCGATGAAGGTGATGAGGAAGGAGACCATCATCAAGAAGAACCATGTGGATTACATGAAAGCTGAGAGGGATATTCTCACTAAAGTTGTTCATCCTTTCATTGTTCAACTTCGCTACTCTTTCCAG ACTAAATCTAAGTTGTATTTGATTTTGGACTTCATAAATGGAGGGCATCTCTTCTTTCATCTCTATCGACAGGGCATCTTCAG TGAGGATCAGGCAAGGATTTACACTGCTGAGATAGTATCTGCTGTTTCACATCTTCACAAGAATGGCATCGTGCACCGGGATCTTAAACCTGAGAACATACTTATGGATGGTGATGGGCAT GTGATGCTAACTGATTTCGGATTGTCGAAAGAGATTGACGAATCAGGAAGATCCAACTCTATGTGTGGGACCATGGAATATATGGCTCCGGAAATCATACTGGCCAAAGGCCATAATAAGGATGCAGATTGGTGGAGCATTGGTATTTTGTTGTATGAGATGCTAACAGGGAAG GCACCATTCACACACACGAACAAAAAGAAGCTTCAGGAGAAGATTATTAAAGAGAAAGTTAAACTTCCACCAACGGTTTCCACAGAAGCTCATTCTTTGCTCAAAGGG TTGCTGCAAAAGGATCCATCAACAAGGTTAGGCAACGGGCCAAATGGAGATGAACAGATCAAAAGTCACAAATGGTTTCGACCAATCAATTGGAAGAAATTGGAGGCGAGAGAACTCAAACCTAAGTTCAAACCAGATGTCTCCGGTAAAGAATGTACAGCTAACTTTGACCAATGCTGGACGGCAATGCCTCCAGATGACTCACCAGCTTCCACTCCCACGGCCGGTGACCATTTCCATGGCTACACGTATGTCGCACCAAACCCTTGGCTTTCATCCAAATAG